The genomic stretch atccaaccagtccatcctaaaggagatcagtcctgggtgttcattggaaagactgatgctgaagctgaaactccaatactttggccacttgatgcaaagaactgactcatttgaaaagaccttgatgctgggaaagattgagggcaggaggagaaagggacgacagaggatgagatggttggatggcatcaccgactcgatggacatgggtttgtgtggactccgggagttggtgatggacgggagacctggcgtgctctGGTtaatgtggtcgcaaagagtcggacatgactaagcaactgaactgaagtaaactaAATATCATAAGACCTTTGAGTATgctagaaatttaaatatttaaaataggcaaaacttagcaaaatctaagaaaaatgtgtattataCAAAAGCACCTCCAGGAAGCATTTACAGAGTGCTGCCCAAATTTTTATAAGATTATTTAAGATTTTCTTGTCCTATAGCACTTCGGTTGAGATGAGGTTTCATATCACACCTAGCTAGAAGCACAATTCCAAAATCTAATTAATTGTGACTAATGCAGGTGACAAAATTGTAAAATGATTTTacagtattattttgttttaaatttagattAGTAAATattgtacaacaaaatgattgaTTGAATCTAAATTCAACTTAAAATACTATTCTAAACTGTAAATTTTATCATTGATAATGTTAACAGGATgctcagcagaaaaaaaaaaataagtctacATAAAAGATTAATTAATGGATAATTGAAAATTGTTTTATaagtttttcaatttaagtcattgaaaataaaagtaactgaAAAAATGTAATGGCATGACTATTCTACttgtaaaaataaacttttatatttaatgCAAAATAAGGAAATGCatttagcaattttattttttcaatttatgtACTGTGGattttaatcaaaagaaagtaATAGTCCTTTGAGTGCTTCCAGGGGTGAAATCATATAGCATATTCTAGTTAATCAATTAGATAATCCCTAAAAGTTTATTTGATGACGTCTTAAGATTTGCTATCTGTTTTCTCTATTCACTGGCTAGAATATGAACCAGAGAGACCATCAAGGACACTGCATTGAGAATATTCTAGGAGTCCATTAATGGCAACACAAAAGATGGGGAAATATCTGAGACTTTGTAAGCCAAACATGCAATAACACCAATGATTAAATTAAAAGTGTCATCAAAGCAACTGAGAAAGAAGGAATCAactagaaaaatacatatttttgttctttctggCTCTTGTGAAAAATGAGGTTCAATGTTGTCCATACTGTTCTCAAAGGGTAATATTATTTCTTCAAGCATAAGCAAAGGACAGATCAAGGGTAGTTAATAATCAAAAGCAGGATCCATTTTCATCTATGGCCAAATTTTAAATACTGTTAAATCTCAATCATCATTAGTTTATATGGGTAAATATTTAGCCtcaaagagcaggaaagaaaTCAGTTCAGAAGTTCCTTTCTCACAGAAATAGTATTCTGTGAGATGGGATCACTAGCAGCTTTAAAATTAGTTTCTATTTTCATCCTTTACAAAGATGACACCCAAGCAAATATTGAGGGATTCTGAATAACTGTTTCAAGACATTTTCATCTTCATATATACAAAGGAGTAATTAGGAGTTTTCCTTATTACAGTCATAAAGGAAAGGGTCacagaagtagaagaaaaatgaagtgttCTCTAGTTCACAGAATGTGTCATGAAACAACACTTTAAATGCTCTTATATAATGATTATATGTACAAATGGTCATGAAGCCCCAGTAGTTGATCATGGGACATGTGaagtattaattcattttattggGCTTCATCACTTTACTCACAATTAAACTGAGGCTATGGATTTTAGAAACTCCTACTCTTAGTACACCATCTTGGTACCTGCAGGGCATTGACTCTTAAGGGTATAATGAGTTGGCTCAATTTTGACATTCCTTGAAATGGTTTGaattaaattgaaatatttaatttaagaAGTGGGAGAGGAATTATAAGGTTATTCTATATGAATAACTTTCACAaaggtaaattttaattttaggtatTTTTCTACAATAATTGTTTATAAGTAtcacaatacaatattgtaatttaTGTGACATTAAAACTCCAGATAGCAAGTATGTTCAAGGAATTTGATATTAATGAAGGTACCAGAGACTCTGTACTGAGTAAATGGAAATGCTAAATTTTAacaggaatctttaaaaaatattttctacatattAGATATACAAGAATTACactaattttaaatgttaaataaagcaTAAACCTCTTATAAATACCTTTACACCAAAGGACACTTCAAATAATACACTAATTTAATGTACATACATAATAGACCAAATTCTATTCTCACTTTGCAAGGTAAGATGATATACAATGAAGCATTTGAATGAGAACACAGGAAACATCTTGTTATGTAATGATTTTAAGGGTCCTTTATACTCCCTTGTTGTCACACAAAATCttgtgtttttttaacttttattagtaCTATTAAGTCATAAGAagcttaaaaaatacaatataaaattgAGAAACATCATTCCTTCCTCAATAAATATGTACACCCAGTTTGAGGCATTCAGTCATTTGTATAGGAAATTGATAGATCAACATATTGTGGAGAATAAGTTAAAGGGCAAATTACTCAAAGCAATGGAATGTGTTCAGAAAATTAATGTCAGAGAAATAATGTAGATCTATTTAGCTGTGACACTAGTGTTGTATATTTTCCTTTGTAGTttcaaaattaagataaaatctttcaaaatatccTATTTAAATCCTTGTCTCTACTCTCATATGACTGGAATTATGTTTCATTATATAAGAAATACCAACAtgttttttccaaaatgtcaGGGAGTATAAAGAACTGACATTCTTCTTTTGGGaggtaaaaatagaaaaattaaaaaaaaaacccttatttatcagtatttacagaaaaaagaaacataattacagcaaaaataaaattttaatgattaaaGTAGTGAAACAACATGATTATAGTCAATATAAAAACctattaaaatgtgtttatatagTCTAACTTTTAAGCAGAGTGATGgatatttatacttattttctcAACATCACTGTATTagtgaatatttttcaaaaaatcaacTAGAGTGTTTTTGGTTGTTGCTGTTTGGAGTATTAAAGAAAATCTCTTGCCCTGGATACCTTTCAGAGGGTAGCTTGGATAATTCAGCTTCACTTCCAAACTCCTGGAGATGATGTTTAAAATCTTCAGCAATTGAACAAGGCAAGTAATTCCATGTTTCATGATTGATATACTAACCATCAGTTTGTGCATCAAGACACATTATATTACATCACAGTTGTTGACATTCAGAGCAAGCAAATGGAGAAACAgcatgaaaaaacatttttttaaatcacactgCACAATTTCttccaaaaatttaaaattgtgaTTGCAAATTATAGCCAAAGTAACATGAGGTTCAGTGGGAcataatttttaatgtgttttgctTGCCTTTATAGTGGGAAATCCAGACTACAAGATTAATGATCTTAGTCAAATTTTGAAATCACAAATCACTGAGTTTTTTGGAAGGGGAATTGAATTATGTTGTTCCTAGAAAGTTATATCTCACTGTAGATTTCAATAGTTGATGTCCTGGAATCAGTCTAGGACAAGAAAAATAACATGTTATCAAAATTAGGTGGCTGTGTTCTAGGAGTCTTAGTTGCCAAGCATGCTATGTGGCTAAAATTCATATTGCTAAAATACAGATACACAAGATCATTGTTATGGAATTTAACAGTGGTGAATACCAATCCTATTCCAAGCTAATTCAGACTCCTCTTACCATTTCATATCCATGTATAATACCTACATTCATGTAGCCATGAattgtttctttttgaaatgaaGATCTCAAATACATGGCTAAGACAGTGACTTGTACACAAAAGGCCATTTCAAGATAGCAAATTCATTTATTTCGTATTTTCCAAATACATTTTCTTCACAATATTTTAATGGGAGAACTGTGTTAAACGAGGTTTCATTTTAGCATTGTATCTCTTTTATAGAAGTATAAAAATTGATTCTAAAatgattattattactgtttttgcAGAGTCACACCAACCAAACACTATCTGCTTGCTCTGAAAGatggaaataaaaagcaaactgtAGGATCATCTTTCAAActtcttgttttaaatttctactaCAATATATACAGAAATGCCACCCagaatatttgtaaaaatttatatcaaagaggAGCATCTTTGCTGGGTTTATACTTAAACCCAGGTATAAATGGTTTTGTGCAATAGATACACTTCTATCTAATGAATGTTCCATATTTTTCAGAACACAAATGTCagaaaaaaaactgtggaaaatacttgattctctttttaaaatgtgaaatcttTTTATAAATCCACTTATATCTTACTGCCTCCTAGAACCAATTCATTTCTTCACTCTCGTATTTCTATTCAGATGAGCAGTGAACTAAATGTAAATATCACCCTAAAGCCTCCTTTGAAAAGtgtatttttcactttgtttaaagTCAATTGAATTTAATTCTGCCTTCTGATAACAGTAATACTTTATTCCACTGTCAGAATTTCCTTAAGGaacaatgaatttttattttattggctgaCAGTTTTCCCcaatttgtatgattttttttaaaaagaagacacctactgtatttgaatttttataaatacatgaGTTCTTTTCCAGTGCTCAATGAACATTTAGCATTCTGCAACATCAGTGAATATAAGATGACTCTCTTGGCATTAATCAGAAAATGAAGTGTATATTAGAAAGGGTGAAGAACATTGCAAATGTTGCAAGAAATACGAGGACTCAAATTATTTTTAGTATCACATTAGTCTGCCTAAGTTCACCAATTCATGTCCAGAAGATATTTAGTAATTAATCTGAAACATCTGTCAACCAgtgacataaaatatataatttacctATTTCTTAAGATCTGAAAAAATTGAATTTCATCTGAGAACACATTGATTCTAAGATAGTCCTTCTAGctaataaaaatcaaatgataaccAAGATTTTATTCTCATTAGCATTTACTTTCCTTATTTTGCTTGTCCTGTGAAATTATTATCCTATGTTTAGGAAAAGATTCCtttgctaaataaaataaaatgtcttaataaaagttattaattttattggcTTTCTCAGGATTaggaaataatataaaagaagcagaagatatttggAAAACACttccaattttttatttcatctgtgGTTTGCTTACTGTATGTTCATATCTTCGTGTAAAATAAGTCTAGCTCTTAAATATCTCCATGCTTTTGAAAACAGTTGAAAccagaattttctcttttaacaaaCTTCACAAGCCAATCTATTAAAAATGATGCTCTGTGAAAGTAATTCACAAACCCTACTCACTGTAGATTTTTAAGTGGATAACAAATTTACCCCTGGGAAAAGTGCTATTAGGCTACACAACACACATAAAGTGCTAGtcataaaaaatacttttttgttGAGAAATGTTTCCAAAAAACAGAATGATAGCAATGAGAATTAGGAAATGAGATcacattttttaatggttaaataTAAGTAAAAACTCACCATGATGAGATGTTAGGCATCTGTTATGTTTGCCACCCATTTAAGATCCACCTTGGTAGAAAACATGGGGCTCATGTGAACTGTAGAAATAACCACTGCCCTGTAAACTCATTCAAAGCATATAAAAAACTCCACAGAGAGTAGGATTCTATTTCATGATTTACAATAGCATAATTATGAAATTattgtaataaaaatgaatgcacaACTGAATTAGTTTCTTAATTTTGCTCAGTGATTGAGAAAGGCTAGCATTGTATTATTTAACTATCCATATCCTTGAGTGACGtcgattatttttcattattttcattgctaTTTGGAATCCTAATAGACTTCTTTAATATCTCTAACTTTGGTGAGAAGAAACTTATTCTGACTTTCACATTACTACATTTTATTAAGCCTAGCTAGGTTTTTAGAAGCTTTTATTCATTGAAATTGAGATGAAGACCTTCTTAAGAGTAACACAAACAAAGTCAACATATGGCAtgattttgagagaaaaaaatgtagataaaTTCCAACATATAACtttattaaggaaataatcatacttaaattatttaatttagttGTGGATTTCTAGatgcatttttattcatttctccatGAAATACAGATAAAAAGACTGTATAAACTCTTGTTTTCATAATTTACTGGGTTTTAAATTATTGTATGCAGATGCCTTGGGTCTTAATATGCTCATATTTTCCTTCAGGCCCATTAAAGAAAGCAATCatatttcattttccaaaagTCATTACCTCTTAAAAATGTCTCTTGAAGGACTCAATACCTTGCATGAATATGCAAATGCTCAAATGAATATCTAGGGTAGAGATCTCATATATATTTCATTCTCTTGACTGAACATGAGAGTAGCATGACTTAATTTTCCTAATTTCACTCTTGCTACATTGTGTCAGTACAGATGTATAAACCAGAATAATGGTGAGTTCTTAATCTAAAAACTATACTCCCTTTTCATTGTGGGGGCTTGGGAGCATGGTGATTGGGGAGGATATCTTGATGCTATTCGACTATCTTGGGTAGACAGATTTTACCAACTGAAGCTGGAAGTCTCAGTACCGTTAAGACCTGCTTATCAGATTCCAAAAGGTATTACTGTGATATATGCAGCCTGGGCTGTTCTGGTCCTCATGCACACAATGTACTGAGGACAGTGTCATGACCTCTGACATGACATGACCTCCAAAAATTTTGGAGTTTTTCCAGCATATTCTCTCATAGTGCCATCTACAGACAACACTGCCCCTATTATAATCATCATTCCTCACCCAATTTTCCTATAATTAAGtcattttattctgattttcCATCAAACTTAAATGAATTCATATACTTATTCAGATATTTCTGCAAAATATGATCATTTTGATCCCCTGTTGAGTCAGTAGATTCTGTAAAGCCCTACTTAAactgaaaatagttttgaaaaataaagttagaaagGTTAAATAGAAACTTGGATTACCTACCAGTCTGGTGTGTACAGACACAGGGGTCTTGAAAGTTGTCACTGGATAGCTGCACTCAGAAACGCTGTAGGGATCAGAACTGCTGGAGGAACACTTGGAGATGGAATCACAGCCCACAAAGGTGTTATCAAGAGGCAGTTCCTGGATGATGTGGTGCTTTGAATTTAGGGGAGTTTCCGGCTGGATCTGGAAAGCAGGCTGTGGAGAGGCAGATTTGTAGTGCCGGGCCAAATCAGGGCTGTCAGGCTTGAAAGTAGTAGGTGTACTGCCCCAGTTGTACTTGCCCATGGTTTGCTCTTCCAATTCAATGGGAAGGTCTAGTGTGACGGCATTTCTATCATTGTCAGCATCGTCTGCCTTAGCTTCTTCAATAGTGACAAAGTTAAGCAGTAAGTTCTTAGGGGtatgcttcttcttcttcttctttttcttcatcatcatcatctgccTGTTTTCAGGGTTTGGAGTAACCCATTCGGAATTCTGCTTGTTTTTCTGAGCAGCCTTAAGATGTGGTGATTGGCGGCATCTTACTACAGCAGTGATGAAAATAACAAGAATGACAGTTATGGTGCCAGCAACAATGGCAACCATGATCTTGACATAGTCACTTGATGGTGAGGATGTATCAGTTGTCTCAATATTTTGGGTCACTGGTGTTTCAATGTTTTTGCGCACCAATTCATAAATCAGTGTAGCATTGGTCATCGACTCATTCACAAATAGATTAACATTTATGACACTGAAGAGAGAATCAGGTTGCCCTAAATCCTTGGCTTTGACTATCAGTTTGTGTAAACCAAGATCTGCAAGGACACATTTCTCCTTCAGTGTAATGTTGCCTGTTGTTTGGTCAATCATAAACAGACCTTTTGTGTTCCCTCCTACAATGCTGTAACGAAGCTCTGCATTCATGCCAGTGTCATTGTCAATAGCGACTACTGTGAAGACCACTGTGCCTGGATTAGCGGATGGTGGAACCAATTCAAAGGAGTAGTTGGAAGGAGGGACAACAAAAACTGGTTTGTTGTCATTGACATCGACCACATTTATAGTGACTTTGGCAGTTGAAGAATGTGATACCCTACCACCATCCTCAGCCTTTACATAGAAAGTATAAGattcttgtttttctctatcaAATGAAATATTTGGTCGGATGACACCAGTCTGTGGATCAATTGTGAAGTCATCATTTGCATCTAAAATGGAGAGAGTTACTGCAGAATTTTCTCCATAATCAGGATCAGTTACAGTGATTAGTCCTACTGTGCCATGTCTTGGAAGGTTTTCTGGGACATAGAAGTTGTACTCATTGTGAGTGAAAACTGGACTGTTGTCATTCTGATCAAGAACGGTCACTAAGACTGTGGCATTGGTTATTAAAGATGGCATCCCATTGTCTTTTGCCAGAACTGTGAAtgaatatttttcctgtttttctctatCCAGTTTCTTCACTGCAGTCAGGATGCCTGTACGATGATCCAGGTTGAATTCAGACGGAGCATCAATGCCTAGCAGGTAATGTATCTCAGCATTACGCCCAGTGTCTGCATCTGTTGCACTTATTTTTGTCAACTGGGTACCAGGAGAGTTATTCTCAGGGACAGAAAGACTTATGAAAGACTGAGTGAAAACTGGAGCATTgtcattttcatcttttaatttgatgaggAGCATGGATGATTGATTCAAAGGAGGCTTGCCAGCATCTGCAGCCAGTAATTTAATGGCATATTCTCTTGTGGACTCATAGTCAAGATATGCAGCAGTCTCTAGGAGGAACTGATTACTGAACACTGGCCTTAATCTGAAAGGGACTTCATGATCTGTAAAGCATGTCACCCTACCATTATGGTCAGCATCCTTATCTGTCACAGTTATGAGAGCAATTTTGGTGTTGAGAGGAGCATTTTCTGAAAGAACCACAGTGCCATTGATTGGATTGATGATGTATCTTATGTCAATCAATGGGACATTATCATTGACATCAGTAACATTTACTAGCACCATTGCTCTTGCTGGCATCAATCCACCATCACTTGCCAAAACCAGTAACTTGTGGTTTGGAGACTCCTCCCTATCCAGTGGTTCTTTTACTGTGATAAGCCCAGTAGTAGAGTTGAGGTGAAATAGCCTCTTGGCCATGCTGGAGACAAGATTGCTGAAATAGAAATGAATCCTGGCATTTTCACCTATATCAGCATCTGTGGCATGGAGCTGTGTTACTGAAGAACCTACAGGAGCATTTTCTGGTATACTGACTTCAATCTCATCCTCCTTAAAAACAGGATGGTTGTCATTTGTATCAGCAACACTGACTTGCAAAATAGCAGTACTGGATCTTTGAGGAAAGCCACCATCTTCAACCTTTACTTTCATTACATATGTATCTTTTTCTTCCCTATCTAACTCCTTTTGAACTATTAGTTGTGGCATCTTCTCTCCTTCTGGCGTTTCTATGATATCAAGCCCAAAAATATTTTGACcctgaaaaacaaagaatgaaacaTTTTAGCTTATGTTATTATTTAATGAGACTGGTTTTCAATTTCTTGAAGCCACATGACACAGGATCAACTTAGAAATAAATgccagagacttgggttctaaGTCCCAAATTTGTCTATAATAGTGTCACCACAAGCAAGGTGCTTAACATCTCCAAACATTTGTGAAATTTGAATTGTTCAAGAAGATGTTCTGAGGGCTTTTCAGGTCATAGCATTTACAGTGATAAATGTAACTAATTTTGTGAATTGttaaagatttcaaaaggaagaataatgtagaattttaaaaagaaaaggaaatgataagtGAATTAACCATGGTTACtccaaatgaattaaaatatctTACTGTAGATTTCAgcttttagggaaattttcactACCAAAAGTAACAATTAAGTATAAAATACTCAACCAACACAAAGGTGCATATATCACATCTAACAAATACAGCTAAAACCTTTGGCAAAGGGAGAAAATATGCAAACTCTGATAAGAATAAAACATTGTGTAAAGAACacaaactttcctttttttccccctatagaaaaaggtgttaaaatgaatttttaggaATTCCTTAAAATTCCTGgatcctggtgatccagtggtta from Cervus elaphus chromosome X, mCerEla1.1, whole genome shotgun sequence encodes the following:
- the PCDH11X gene encoding protocadherin-11 X-linked isoform X1; translation: MDLLSGTYIFAVLLACVVFQSGAQEKNYTIREEMPENVLIGDLLKDLNLSLIPDKSLTTPMQFKLVYKTGDVPLIRIEEGTGEIFTTGARIDREKLCAGIIVDTRCFYEVEVAVLPDEIFRLVKIRFLIEDINDNAPLFPATVINISIPENSAINSRYALPAAIDPDTGINGVQNYQLIKGQNIFGLDIIETPEGEKMPQLIVQKELDREEKDTYVMKVKVEDGGFPQRSSTAILQVSVADTNDNHPVFKEDEIEVSIPENAPVGSSVTQLHATDADIGENARIHFYFSNLVSSMAKRLFHLNSTTGLITVKEPLDREESPNHKLLVLASDGGLMPARAMVLVNVTDVNDNVPLIDIRYIINPINGTVVLSENAPLNTKIALITVTDKDADHNGRVTCFTDHEVPFRLRPVFSNQFLLETAAYLDYESTREYAIKLLAADAGKPPLNQSSMLLIKLKDENDNAPVFTQSFISLSVPENNSPGTQLTKISATDADTGRNAEIHYLLGIDAPSEFNLDHRTGILTAVKKLDREKQEKYSFTVLAKDNGMPSLITNATVLVTVLDQNDNSPVFTHNEYNFYVPENLPRHGTVGLITVTDPDYGENSAVTLSILDANDDFTIDPQTGVIRPNISFDREKQESYTFYVKAEDGGRVSHSSTAKVTINVVDVNDNKPVFVVPPSNYSFELVPPSANPGTVVFTVVAIDNDTGMNAELRYSIVGGNTKGLFMIDQTTGNITLKEKCVLADLGLHKLIVKAKDLGQPDSLFSVINVNLFVNESMTNATLIYELVRKNIETPVTQNIETTDTSSPSSDYVKIMVAIVAGTITVILVIFITAVVRCRQSPHLKAAQKNKQNSEWVTPNPENRQMMMMKKKKKKKKHTPKNLLLNFVTIEEAKADDADNDRNAVTLDLPIELEEQTMGKYNWGSTPTTFKPDSPDLARHYKSASPQPAFQIQPETPLNSKHHIIQELPLDNTFVGCDSISKCSSSSSDPYSVSECSYPVTTFKTPVSVHTRLPMKEVVRSHTPMKETTTVEIWTHPHPQRKSEGKKAVKSQRRVTFHLPEGSQESNSDGGLGDHDAGSLPSTSHALPLGYPQEEYFDHAVNNNRTEGDGNSDPESTFIPGLKKAAEIAIQPTLEEASDNCTQECLILGHSDTCWMPASLTHSSPSQAQASTLCHSPPLMQTTLRRRNPLVTQAVALCHSPPMTQAIALCHSPPPAQTSALHHSPPLAQALRHSPPPAQASALYYSPPLAQAATIHCSPPLPQPAALHRSPAQPPMGLQQGWGQGAGPEGLLSLDQGAQGSTRSQFYAMSERLHSSDDSIKVIPLTTFTTGQQARPSMDDSPIMEEHP
- the PCDH11X gene encoding protocadherin-11 X-linked isoform X4, with translation MDLLSGTYIFAVLLACVVFQSGAQEKNYTIREEMPENVLIGDLLKDLNLSLIPDKSLTTPMQFKLVYKTGDVPLIRIEEGTGEIFTTGARIDREKLCAGIIVDTRCFYEVEVAVLPDEIFRLVKIRFLIEDINDNAPLFPATVINISIPENSAINSRYALPAAIDPDTGINGVQNYQLIKGQNIFGLDIIETPEGEKMPQLIVQKELDREEKDTYVMKVKVEDGGFPQRSSTAILQVSVADTNDNHPVFKEDEIEVSIPENAPVGSSVTQLHATDADIGENARIHFYFSNLVSSMAKRLFHLNSTTGLITVKEPLDREESPNHKLLVLASDGGLMPARAMVLVNVTDVNDNVPLIDIRYIINPINGTVVLSENAPLNTKIALITVTDKDADHNGRVTCFTDHEVPFRLRPVFSNQFLLETAAYLDYESTREYAIKLLAADAGKPPLNQSSMLLIKLKDENDNAPVFTQSFISLSVPENNSPGTQLTKISATDADTGRNAEIHYLLGIDAPSEFNLDHRTGILTAVKKLDREKQEKYSFTVLAKDNGMPSLITNATVLVTVLDQNDNSPVFTHNEYNFYVPENLPRHGTVGLITVTDPDYGENSAVTLSILDANDDFTIDPQTGVIRPNISFDREKQESYTFYVKAEDGGRVSHSSTAKVTINVVDVNDNKPVFVVPPSNYSFELVPPSANPGTVVFTVVAIDNDTGMNAELRYSIVGGNTKGLFMIDQTTGNITLKEKCVLADLGLHKLIVKAKDLGQPDSLFSVINVNLFVNESMTNATLIYELVRKNIETPVTQNIETTDTSSPSSDYVKIMVAIVAGTITVILVIFITAVVRCRQSPHLKAAQKNKQNSEWVTPNPENRQMMMMKKKKKKKKHTPKNLLLNFVTIEEAKADDADNDRNAVTLDLPIELEEQTMGKYNWGSTPTTFKPDSPDLARHYKSASPQPAFQIQPETPLNSKHHIIQELPLDNTFVGCDSISKCSSSSSDPYSVSECSYPVTTFKTPVSVHTRLVDLKWVANITDA
- the PCDH11X gene encoding protocadherin-11 X-linked isoform X2 — translated: MDLLSGTYIFAVLLACVVFQSGAQEKNYTIREEMPENVLIGDLLKDLNLSLIPDKSLTTPMQFKLVYKTGDVPLIRIEEGTGEIFTTGARIDREKLCAGIIVDTRCFYEVEVAVLPDEIFRLVKIRFLIEDINDNAPLFPATVINISIPENSAINSRYALPAAIDPDTGINGVQNYQLIKGQNIFGLDIIETPEGEKMPQLIVQKELDREEKDTYVMKVKVEDGGFPQRSSTAILQVSVADTNDNHPVFKEDEIEVSIPENAPVGSSVTQLHATDADIGENARIHFYFSNLVSSMAKRLFHLNSTTGLITVKEPLDREESPNHKLLVLASDGGLMPARAMVLVNVTDVNDNVPLIDIRYIINPINGTVVLSENAPLNTKIALITVTDKDADHNGRVTCFTDHEVPFRLRPVFSNQFLLETAAYLDYESTREYAIKLLAADAGKPPLNQSSMLLIKLKDENDNAPVFTQSFISLSVPENNSPGTQLTKISATDADTGRNAEIHYLLGIDAPSEFNLDHRTGILTAVKKLDREKQEKYSFTVLAKDNGMPSLITNATVLVTVLDQNDNSPVFTHNEYNFYVPENLPRHGTVGLITVTDPDYGENSAVTLSILDANDDFTIDPQTGVIRPNISFDREKQESYTFYVKAEDGGRVSHSSTAKVTINVVDVNDNKPVFVVPPSNYSFELVPPSANPGTVVFTVVAIDNDTGMNAELRYSIVGGNTKGLFMIDQTTGNITLKEKCVLADLGLHKLIVKAKDLGQPDSLFSVINVNLFVNESMTNATLIYELVRKNIETPVTQNIETTDTSSPSSDYVKIMVAIVAGTITVILVIFITAVVRCRQSPHLKAAQKNKQNSEWVTPNPENRQMMMMKKKKKKKKHTPKNLLLNFVTIEEAKADDADNDRNAVTLDLPIELEEQTMGKYNWGSTPTTFKPDSPDLARHYKSASPQPAFQIQPETPLNSKHHIIQELPLDNTFVGCDSISKCSSSSSDPYSVSECSYPVTTFKTPVSVHTRLPMKEVVRSHTPMKETTTVEIWTHPHPQRKSEGKKAVKSQRRVTFHLPEGSQESNSDGGLGDHDAGSLPSTSHALPLGYPQEEYFDHAVNNNRTEGDGNSDPESTFIPGLKKGIL
- the PCDH11X gene encoding protocadherin-11 X-linked isoform X3, producing the protein MDLLSGTYIFAVLLACVVFQSGAQEKNYTIREEMPENVLIGDLLKDLNLSLIPDKSLTTPMQFKLVYKTGDVPLIRIEEGTGEIFTTGARIDREKLCAGIIVDTRCFYEVEVAVLPDEIFRLVKIRFLIEDINDNAPLFPATVINISIPENSAINSRYALPAAIDPDTGINGVQNYQLIKGQNIFGLDIIETPEGEKMPQLIVQKELDREEKDTYVMKVKVEDGGFPQRSSTAILQVSVADTNDNHPVFKEDEIEVSIPENAPVGSSVTQLHATDADIGENARIHFYFSNLVSSMAKRLFHLNSTTGLITVKEPLDREESPNHKLLVLASDGGLMPARAMVLVNVTDVNDNVPLIDIRYIINPINGTVVLSENAPLNTKIALITVTDKDADHNGRVTCFTDHEVPFRLRPVFSNQFLLETAAYLDYESTREYAIKLLAADAGKPPLNQSSMLLIKLKDENDNAPVFTQSFISLSVPENNSPGTQLTKISATDADTGRNAEIHYLLGIDAPSEFNLDHRTGILTAVKKLDREKQEKYSFTVLAKDNGMPSLITNATVLVTVLDQNDNSPVFTHNEYNFYVPENLPRHGTVGLITVTDPDYGENSAVTLSILDANDDFTIDPQTGVIRPNISFDREKQESYTFYVKAEDGGRVSHSSTAKVTINVVDVNDNKPVFVVPPSNYSFELVPPSANPGTVVFTVVAIDNDTGMNAELRYSIVGGNTKGLFMIDQTTGNITLKEKCVLADLGLHKLIVKAKDLGQPDSLFSVINVNLFVNESMTNATLIYELVRKNIETPVTQNIETTDTSSPSSDYVKIMVAIVAGTITVILVIFITAVVRCRQSPHLKAAQKNKQNSEWVTPNPENRQMMMMKKKKKKKKHTPKNLLLNFVTIEEAKADDADNDRNAVTLDLPIELEEQTMGKYNWGSTPTTFKPDSPDLARHYKSASPQPAFQIQPETPLNSKHHIIQELPLDNTFVGCDSISKCSSSSSDPYSVSECSYPVTTFKTPVSVHTRLTDSRTSTIEIYSEI